GATCGTCCATCATCGCTGCGGCAGGCATCCCGAAGGCCACCAGCGGTCCTTGTGCCCTGGCCAGAGCTCCCGAACCGACGGCATGATCTCCCGGGCGAACAGGGCCGTGTTGTGCAGGGCGAGCTCCCTGGGCATGCTGCCGATCTGGAGCAGGACCATGAGATGCCCTACGCGCAGCGTGCGGACGCATTCGGCAAGCTGCTGGCGCACCGTGGCCGGGCTACCGGCGATGACGTAGCCGGATTCCAGATACTTGCCCCAGTCGAGCGACTGGCGGATCTTCCGGGCCAGCGAGCCCACCTGGGGTCGGATGCCCGCCTCCAGCGTCTTCATCGTGCGGTAGCCGGGCGCCTCGGCGAAGCCCTCCCAGACGTTCAGGCACTTCCGGTAGAAGTAGTCCACGTGCGTGGAATAGAGCCGCTCGGCCTCGGCATCGGTGTCGGCCACGCAGACCAGCTGCAGGAAGCCGGCCCGGTAGGGGTTGTCGTCGGCCCCCAGCCGGGCCACCGTTTCCCAGAAGCCGTCGAGGGTGGCCTTGCCGCGCTTGTAGCCGTAGTAGGAGAGATTGCAGTAGACGTAGTCGAGCCGCGCCGTCCACTCCCACGTCTCCACGCTGCCGCCGCCGGGGATCCACACCGGCGGGTGCGGCTTCTGCAGCGGCTGGGGCCAGATGTTCACGTAGCGCAGCTGCGTGTACTTGCCGTTGAAGGTGAACACCTCGGGGCGGGTCCAGGCCTGCATGACGAGGTCGTGGGCCTCGTAGTAGCGCTCGCGCAACGTGGCCGGGTTGATCCCGTAGGCGAAGTTCATGTCCATCGAGGTGCCGACGGGAAAGCCGGCGACCAGCCGCCCCCGGCTCAGCACGTCCAGCATGGCGAACTCCTCGGCGACGCGGAGGGGCGGGTTGTAGGCGGCCAGGCTGTTGCCGAGCACGACGAGGGCGGCCCGTGAGGTCCGCCGGGCCAGGGCGGCGGCCATGAGGTTCGGCGAGGGCATGAGCCCGTAGGCGTTGTTGTGGTGCTCGTTGACGCAGACGCCGTCGAAGCCCGCCCGGTCGGCGTACTCCAGCTCGTCCAGGTACTCGTGATAGAGCCCGCTGGTCTTTTCGGGATCGAAGAGGCTGTGGGGCACGTCCACCCAGACGGAGCGGTAGCGCTCCTCGAAATCCTCGGGCAGGAACCGGTACGGCATGAGATGGAAGAAACAGATTTTCATCGGCCCGTTCGGGTGAGGCCGATCATATCACCGGTCTACGGGACGGTGGGGTAGCCGCAATCGCGGAAATCCCGGTCGAACGAAAAGGCCTCGCGCAGGCCCAACCGCTCCATCAACTCGAAACTCGCGCAATCGGTCAGGCTGAGGCGCTTGTCGCGAAACCGCCCCATCTTGTCGATGGCCCCACGCAGGAGCCCGGTGTCGGCGAACAGGACCTCGTAGCGATGGCTCTCGAGCAGGCTCAGCGTTACCGACG
The sequence above is drawn from the Candidatus Methylomirabilota bacterium genome and encodes:
- a CDS encoding LLM class flavin-dependent oxidoreductase; the encoded protein is MKICFFHLMPYRFLPEDFEERYRSVWVDVPHSLFDPEKTSGLYHEYLDELEYADRAGFDGVCVNEHHNNAYGLMPSPNLMAAALARRTSRAALVVLGNSLAAYNPPLRVAEEFAMLDVLSRGRLVAGFPVGTSMDMNFAYGINPATLRERYYEAHDLVMQAWTRPEVFTFNGKYTQLRYVNIWPQPLQKPHPPVWIPGGGSVETWEWTARLDYVYCNLSYYGYKRGKATLDGFWETVARLGADDNPYRAGFLQLVCVADTDAEAERLYSTHVDYFYRKCLNVWEGFAEAPGYRTMKTLEAGIRPQVGSLARKIRQSLDWGKYLESGYVIAGSPATVRQQLAECVRTLRVGHLMVLLQIGSMPRELALHNTALFAREIMPSVRELWPGHKDRWWPSGCLPQR
- a CDS encoding PIN domain-containing protein, with the translated sequence MKVLADTSALLALYVRDDANHARALEFARQHPRARYVLTELILAEIATRLRALAGAERAASVTLSLLESHRYEVLFADTGLLRGAIDKMGRFRDKRLSLTDCASFELMERLGLREAFSFDRDFRDCGYPTVP